gtgttgttcatctttgatggtctggatgagtgtcgTCTGTCTCTGGACTTTAAGAGTAAAGTGAAAGTGTGTAATATATCTGAATCAGCCTCAGTGGACGAGCTGCTGATGAACCTCATTGTggggaatctgcttccctctgctctcatctggatcacctccagaccagcagcagctgatctcaTCCCCTCTGAGTGTGTCCATCGAGTGACAGAGGTAAGAGGCTTCAATCAGCCACAGAAGGAGGAatacttcaggaagagaatcagtgatcagAGTCTGGCCGACAGGATCATCTCACACCTGAAGTCCTCAAGGAGCCtctacatcatgtgccacatcccagtgttctgctggatctcagccgctgttctggagaagatgttgagtcgagcagagagaggagagattcccaagactctcactcagatgtacacacacttcctgatcctTCAGACCAACATCAAACATGAGAAGGACTATGAGAAGAAGGGGAAAGATGAAGACATGATCCTCAAACTGGGGAAAGTGGCTTTTGAGCAGCTTGTGAAAGGAAACCTGATCTTCTATGAGGAAGACCTGAGAGAGTGTGGCATTGATGTGAGAGAAGCATCAGTGTATTCAGGattgtgcactcagatcttcagagaggagttgggcttgtatcaggggaaagtcttctgctttgttcatctgagcatTCAGGAACATCTAGCAGCTCTATATGTGCACCTCTCCTGGACAAACCACAACAGAAATGTGTTTGAGCCAATCACCAAACAGAGTTTACTGTCTAAAGTGAAGAAACAGTTTAAACTCAGTTCATCAGAACATGTTTCATTATCTGAGCTGCATCAGAGAGCTGTGAAAGAGGCTCTACAAAGTAAAAATGGACATCTGGATCTTTTCCTGCGGTTCCTTCTGGGTTTGTCAGTGGAGTCTCATCAGATTCTCCTTCAACGAATAATGAAGCTGAAAAGAAGCAGCTTTGACAGCAATGAGAAAACAGTCGAGTACATCAAGAAGAAGATCAGGACCATTGAGTCTCCAgagaaatccatcaatctgttccactgtctgaatgaactgggcGATCGTTCACTAGTGGAGGAAATACAACAGTATCTGAAATCTGGAGGAATAAAAGAAGCCAATCTCTCTTCATCTCAGTGGTCAGCTTTagtttttgtgttgttgacatcagaagAGGAACTGAATGAGTTTCGtcttgataaatttgttaaagGAAAGGATAATCCTGAAAATATGAAAGTTCTTCAGAAGTTGCTGCCTGTGATTAAAGAATCCAGATCAGTTCAGTAAGTATCACTGAGAACAATCTCTTCACTGttaaaacatgaagaaaatcAGAGTTAAAAGCTCATTAATCTTCAGTGATGTAACTATTATTTTAGTGATCTGCATTTTGATGTATTTTCAGTACAGAGACATTGTAAAAGATTTTTTCATGCATTCAAACAAAGTCACGTAAATAATGCTGgttatcaaattaaaaatgttaaatttaacaaGAAGGAATTTAAATATTTCTCATCTGGCATAAAAGATGAAGCAGAAATCAAGAAATCAACCAAACAAGTGGAGAAGCAGCTCTTATATACAGCAGCTCAAATCTCCTCAAATCTGATGAATCAGTTACTGGAGCAAAACAGCAGCTTACTTGAACACACACTTTTGAAGACAACATTTGACATctacaaaatgttattaattgtaattgttttttatttgtatgaatttttaaatgttacagaaGGGCATCTGGAATGACAAGATCTAGACTCAAACTTATATTAAAACACAAGAACTATCTGCCAGTTCACAGTCCAGCATCTGGATTATTTTAAACATGTTAAACCAGTTAGaag
The Carassius auratus strain Wakin chromosome 38, ASM336829v1, whole genome shotgun sequence genome window above contains:
- the LOC113056590 gene encoding NLR family CARD domain-containing protein 3-like, producing the protein MFFFPETKEMEISSDEYKVLFIFDGLDECRLSLDFKSKVKVCNISESASVDELLMNLIVGNLLPSALIWITSRPAAADLIPSECVHRVTEVRGFNQPQKEEYFRKRISDQSLADRIISHLKSSRSLYIMCHIPVFCWISAAVLEKMLSRAERGEIPKTLTQMYTHFLILQTNIKHEKDYEKKGKDEDMILKLGKVAFEQLVKGNLIFYEEDLRECGIDVREASVYSGLCTQIFREELGLYQGKVFCFVHLSIQEHLAALYVHLSWTNHNRNVFEPITKQSLLSKVKKQFKLSSSEHVSLSELHQRAVKEALQSKNGHLDLFLRFLLGLSVESHQILLQRIMKLKRSSFDSNEKTVEYIKKKIRTIESPEKSINLFHCLNELGDRSLVEEIQQYLKSGGIKEANLSSSQWSALVFVLLTSEEELNEFRLDKFVKGKDNPENMKVLQKLLPVIKESRSVQLSDCGVTDEGCAALTSALRSNPSHLRELDLSLNNLRDSVKLLSDVLQDPRCKLEKLWLSDCGVTDEGCSALTSALRSNPSHLRDLYLFGNKLRDSSKKLLSDLEMDPHYKLETLLY